A section of the Humulus lupulus chromosome 2, drHumLupu1.1, whole genome shotgun sequence genome encodes:
- the LOC133816858 gene encoding extensin-2-like, translated as MVNFWPYLACALALCLTATNVVAMDYKPYSYTSPPPPYLYKSPPPPSPSPPPPYVYNSPPPPSPSPPPPYVYTSPPPPSPSPPPPYVYKSPPPPSPSPPPPYIYKSPPPPSPSPPPPYIYKSPPPPSPSPPPPYVYKSPPPPSPSPPPPYIYKSPPPPSPSPPPPYVYKSPPPPSPSPPPPYVYKSPPPPSPSPPPPYIYKSPPPPSPSPPPPYIYKSPPPPSPSPPPPYVYKSPPPPSPSPPPPYVYQSPPPPSPSPPPPYIYKSPPPPSPPPPPYVYKSPPPPSPSPPPPYVYKSPPPPSPSPPPPYVYKSPPPPSPSPPPPYVYKSPPPPSPSPPPPYIYKSPPPPSPSPPPPYVYKSPPPYVYKSPPPPSPSLSPPPPYIYKSPPPPSPPPPPPYIYKSPPPPSPSPPPPYVYKSPPPPTHSPPPYYYRSPPPPSGY; from the coding sequence ATGGTCAATTTTTGGCCTTATCTAGCATGTGCCTTGGCACTATGCTTGACAGCCACCAATGTGGTTGCAATGGACTATAAGCCTTACTCTTATACATCTCCACCACCACCATATCTCTACAAGTCACCACCTCCTCCTTCTCCATCGCCACCACCACCATATGTTTACAACTCTCCACCGCCACCGTCCCCTTCACCACCCCCTCCTTATGTGTACACATCTCCTCCACCACCTTCACCTTCTCCACCACCCCCTTATGTATACAAATCCCCACCTCCACCTTCTCCCTCACCTCCACCACCATATATTTACAAGTCTCCTCCACCACCTTCACCATCACCACCACCTCCTTACATCTACAAGTCTCCACCCCCACCTTCTCCATCACCGCCACCACCATATGTCTACAAGTCCCCTCCACCACCTTCTCCATCCCCACCACCTCCTTACATCTATAAATCCCCACCTCCACCTTCTCCATCACCACCACCGCCTTATGTCTACAAATctccaccacctccttctccatcTCCACCTCCACCTTATGTTTATAAGTCTCCTCCaccaccatcaccatcaccaccCCCTCCTTATATATACAAATCCCCACCTCCACCATCACCTTCTCCACCTCCCCCTTACATCTATAAATCTCCACCCCCACCTTCTCCATCACCTCCACCGCCGTATGTCTACAAGTCTCCTCCaccaccatcaccatcaccaccACCTCCTTATGTGTATCAATCTCCACCGCCACCTTCTCCATCTCCACCCCCACCTTACATATACAAGTCACCACCACCAccttcaccaccaccaccaccatatgtCTATAAGTCTCCACCACCTCCTTCACCATCACCCCCACCTCCTTATGTCTACAAATCTCCACCACCTCCTTCGCCATCACCCCCACCACCATATGTATACAAGTCCCCACCACCACCATCACCGTCACCGCCTCCACCATATGTCTACAAGTCTCCACCACCTCCTTCACCATCACCACCCCCTCCTTACATCTACAAGTCTCCACCACCTCCATCACCGTCACCACCACCTCCCTACGTCTACAAGTCTCCACCACCTTATGTATACAAGTCACCTCCTCCACCATCACCATCACTATCACCTCCCCCTCCTTACATTTACAAATCACCACCACCTCCatccccaccaccaccacctccctACATCTATAAATCTCCCCCTCCTCCATCCCCGTCACCTCCTCCTCCATATGTTTACAAGTCTCCTCCACCACCCACGCACTCTCCTCCACCTTACTACTACAGGTCTCCACCACCACCTAGTGGCTACTAA